A segment of the Rhizobium sp. ZPR4 genome:
CTTGAGCGCATATTCGGCGCCAATCGGGTTGATGAGACCTGCCTGCAGTGCAGCCATCAACGCCGTAGCGCCTTGGCGGTAGAGGTCCGGATCGCTGGCATAGGTCAATACGCTCGGGCGCGACAGGCCGATCGCCCGGGGTGCCGTCAGCTCCTCGATCTGGATCGGTGGAATGGGGCCGCCTGCCTGGCCGAGACTTGCGACCACGCCGAAGGGGCGTACGGCGGCAAATGTCTGCGACAGCATGGTGCCGCCGATCCCATCGACGGCGAGATGCACGCCGCGGCGATCGGCAATGCGGCGTGTTTCCTCCACCCAATCTTCGGACGTGTGCAGAAGAACCACGTCTGCGCCGGCCTCGTAGGCGTATTCTGCCTTGGCTTCGGAACCGACCGTGGCGATGACGTTTGCGCCGATTCGCTTGGCAAGGCGTGTCACGAGCTGGCCGAGACCGCCGGCGCCCGCATGCACCAGCACCCATTCGCCTGCTTTTACCGGATAGACCTTTTGCAGCACCATTTGGGCCGTCAATCCGCGCAGCATCGTACTACCGGCAACGCGTTCGCTGACGCCATCGGGCAGTTTCACCAGGCGAGCAGCCGATAATGTCCGCACCTCGGCATAGCTGCCAAGCGGATGGCCGATATAGGCGACACGGTCGCCGACCTTCAATCCTGCAACTTCGGGGC
Coding sequences within it:
- a CDS encoding quinone oxidoreductase, with the protein product MPLAIAITGPGGPEAMKAIELPATEPGPGQARIRQSISGVNFVDIYVRSGLYPLPPGQSVLGFEGAGVIEAVGPEVAGLKVGDRVAYIGHPLGSYAEVRTLSAARLVKLPDGVSERVAGSTMLRGLTAQMVLQKVYPVKAGEWVLVHAGAGGLGQLVTRLAKRIGANVIATVGSEAKAEYAYEAGADVVLLHTSEDWVEETRRIADRRGVHLAVDGIGGTMLSQTFAAVRPFGVVASLGQAGGPIPPIQIEELTAPRAIGLSRPSVLTYASDPDLYRQGATALMAALQAGLINPIGAEYALKDAAQAHADLEAGRTTASVILTM